A window from Drosophila nasuta strain 15112-1781.00 chromosome 3, ASM2355853v1, whole genome shotgun sequence encodes these proteins:
- the LOC132791332 gene encoding general odorant-binding protein 57b-like codes for MSKQQTSLYSVLLLCGLLALVECRHPFDFFEESFEDFEHCLQSNNITHDEYEAFEAFGNKENLLKDKVEAKFKCNIDCQLQKQPIKWLNQQGRMDLKLMNATTEAAESITNCMRDALNEQCSYSFKLVICAYLANHPVVDYEYNEESLFELPADDYEYQTEESHETVNNANTILNVLQINIPN; via the exons ATGAGTAAACAACAGACAAGTCTCTATTCAGTGCTGCTGCTTTGCGGGTTGCTAGCTTTGGTTGAG TGTCGGCATCCTTTCGATTTCTTTGAAGAGAGCTTTGAAGATTTTGAGCACTGTCTTCAAAGCAATAACATCACCCATGATGAGTACGAAGCATTTGAAGCGTTCGGCAACAAGGAAAACTTGCTTAAAGATAAAGTCGAGGCGAAATTCAAGTGCAACATTGACTGTCAATTGCAAAAGCAACCGATAAAATGGTTGAATCAACAGGGTCGAATGGACCTGAAGCTAATGAATGCCACAACTGAGGCAGCTGAATCCATTACCAATTGCATGAGAGATGCGCTTAATGAGCAGTGCTCCTATAGCTTTAAGCTGGTTATATGCGCCTATTTGGCAAATCATCCCGTGGTTGATTATGAATACAACGAGGAGTCGTTATTCGAATTGCCAGCTGATGACTATGAGTATCAGACGGAAGAGTCTCATGAAACTGTTAATAATGCCAACACTATATTGAAtgtattgcaaataaatatacccaattaa
- the LOC132791554 gene encoding general odorant-binding protein 57c, producing the protein MTVILKSIIFIGIFAVFLGLVHSFSDDDLDMAVNQCLEDNNISREEYVALMNVTSSEESDDDLEMKYKCALHCLAVALEVVDSNGYVDVELVENHGKLTEDNYVAFTECKEENDYLEDMCEYAYKFVICLQTRIDLNAFNNETD; encoded by the exons ATGACTGTGATTTTGAAAAGCATTATTTTCATTGGGATCTTTGCTGTGTTTCTTGGTCTAGTGCAT AGCTTTTCTGACGATGATCTGGATATGGCTGTGAACCAATGTTTGGAGGACAACAACATTAGCAGAGAAGAATATGTGGCTCTCATGAACGTGACTAGCTCAGAGGAATCCGACGATGATttagaaatgaaatacaaatgtGCTCTTCATTGTCTGGCTGTCGCACTGGAAGTCGTCGACTCCAATGGCTATGTGGATGTGGAACTTGTGGAAAATCATGGCAAGCTCACTGAAGACAATTATGTGGCATTTACTGAATGCAAGGAGGAGAACGATTACTTGGAGGATATGTGTGAATATGCCTATAAATTCGTGATTTGCTTACAAACAAGAATTGACTTAAACGCATTTAACAATGAAACTGATTAA